One genomic region from Leifsonia sp. Root1293 encodes:
- a CDS encoding siderophore-interacting protein — MPTTRFTVTATSWITPSLRRVSLRTDDLSGFTGSVFTDRYVKLVFPKPGVEYPDQIDVRELRGTMAPEDLPVVRTYTALHPDVASGTLDIDFVVHGDDGTAGPWAAAAEIGDTLLANGPGGAYRPDPEADWHLLVGDESAVPAMTAALEVLPTDAVAHVIVLIESEEYEPHLPAPAGAAITFVHRNGGTGDGLLTAAVRALEWPGGRVHAFVHGEAQEVMRGVRPYLRSERGLQRDQLSISGYWRRGESEEGFREWKSEFARAEDD; from the coding sequence ATGCCGACCACTCGCTTCACCGTGACAGCCACCTCGTGGATCACCCCCTCGCTTCGCCGAGTCAGCCTGCGCACCGACGACCTCTCCGGCTTCACCGGCAGCGTCTTCACCGATCGCTACGTGAAGCTCGTGTTCCCGAAGCCCGGAGTCGAGTATCCCGACCAGATCGACGTGCGCGAGCTCCGCGGAACCATGGCACCTGAAGACCTCCCCGTGGTTCGCACGTACACGGCATTGCACCCGGATGTCGCATCCGGCACCCTCGACATCGATTTCGTGGTGCACGGCGACGATGGCACTGCCGGGCCGTGGGCCGCAGCGGCCGAGATCGGCGACACACTGCTCGCGAACGGTCCCGGCGGAGCGTACCGGCCAGACCCTGAAGCCGACTGGCACCTCCTCGTCGGCGACGAATCGGCAGTGCCCGCCATGACGGCTGCGCTCGAGGTCTTGCCGACCGATGCCGTGGCGCACGTCATCGTGCTGATCGAATCTGAGGAGTACGAGCCGCACCTGCCCGCGCCGGCCGGTGCCGCCATCACCTTCGTGCACAGGAACGGCGGAACCGGGGACGGACTGCTGACAGCCGCCGTGCGCGCCCTCGAGTGGCCTGGAGGTCGCGTTCACGCGTTCGTGCACGGCGAGGCGCAGGAGGTCATGCGCGGGGTGCGCCCCTACCTGCGTAGCGAGCGCGGCCTGCAACGCGACCAGCTCTCGATCTCGGGGTACTGGCGTCGTGGCGAAAGCGAGGAGGGCTTCAGGGAGTGGAAGTCGGAGTTCGCGCGCGCCGAGGACGACTGA
- a CDS encoding PadR family transcriptional regulator, whose protein sequence is MAELTPLGIAALALLAERPMHPYEMYQTLVHRREDRNVKVRPGSLYHAVDRLARAGLVDAVGVDREGNRPERTSYAITDAGRHALDDRVAAMLATPAEEYPEFRHAVAQAHNLPVDEVLALLRSRRTALHDDLDALGLATASIDSKRIPERFWLDVHYQSTMLRAELEWLDTTIERIANGQISWTEAIPHNLTEKNH, encoded by the coding sequence ATGGCTGAACTCACCCCGCTCGGCATCGCGGCACTCGCGCTGCTCGCCGAGCGACCCATGCATCCCTACGAGATGTACCAGACGCTCGTCCATCGCCGGGAAGACCGCAACGTCAAGGTGAGGCCCGGCTCGCTGTACCACGCCGTCGACAGACTCGCCCGTGCGGGACTGGTCGACGCGGTCGGGGTGGACCGCGAGGGCAATCGGCCCGAACGGACGAGTTACGCCATCACGGATGCCGGACGACATGCGCTCGACGACCGCGTCGCCGCGATGCTCGCCACGCCGGCCGAGGAGTACCCGGAGTTCCGCCACGCGGTGGCCCAGGCCCACAACCTCCCCGTCGACGAGGTGCTCGCCCTCCTCCGTTCCCGCCGCACAGCCCTCCACGACGACCTGGACGCCCTGGGTCTCGCCACGGCGTCCATCGACTCGAAACGGATCCCCGAGAGGTTCTGGCTGGACGTCCACTACCAATCGACCATGCTGCGTGCCGAGCTCGAGTGGCTCGACACGACCATCGAACGCATCGCGAACGGCCAGATCTCCTGGACCGAAGCGATCCCGCACAATCTCACAGAAAAGAACCATTGA
- a CDS encoding DHA2 family efflux MFS transporter permease subunit: MENVTKPWPALWALVIGFFMILVDSTIVSIANPSILRDLNTDITAVLWVTSAYLLAYAVPLLITGRLGDRFGPKRIYLIGLVVFTAASLWCGLSGTIEMLIAARVLQGLGAALMTPQTMAVITRIFAPDKRGTAMGLWGAVAGIATLVGPILGGVLVDSLGWEWIFFVNVPVGVVAFVLAWRLVPNLTTHSHSFDWLGVALSGIGMFLVIFGIQEGETYEWGTITGPITVWSLIIAGVAFLVAFVVWQRFNTKEPLLPLDLFTDRNFALSNTAITLVGLSIVAMPLPLAFYYQVARGLEPTQAALMLVPMAVVSGVMAPFIGRLTDRIDPKWIAFTGFTIVALALAWMALIMTPDIELWILLIPNAFLGLGLSGIWAPLASTATRNLPPRQAGAGSGVYNMTRQVGSVFGSAAIAAILNARLAANLPGFDTGAAEQSSGGGQALPAQIADGFTTAMSQSLWLPIVGFAVGAIVVLFFAKPKQTIAWDRPRTGSVPATEAAPAGIAE, from the coding sequence ATGGAGAACGTCACCAAGCCATGGCCCGCCCTCTGGGCACTCGTCATCGGCTTCTTCATGATCCTGGTCGACTCGACCATCGTCTCGATCGCCAACCCGAGCATCCTGCGCGACCTGAACACGGACATCACCGCCGTGCTGTGGGTGACGAGCGCGTATCTGCTCGCCTACGCCGTGCCGCTGCTCATCACAGGACGTCTGGGTGACCGCTTCGGTCCGAAGCGGATCTACCTGATCGGTCTGGTGGTCTTCACGGCCGCTTCGCTGTGGTGCGGGCTCTCCGGAACGATCGAGATGCTCATCGCGGCACGCGTGCTACAGGGGCTCGGCGCCGCTCTGATGACACCTCAGACCATGGCCGTGATCACGCGCATCTTCGCTCCCGACAAGCGCGGCACCGCCATGGGCCTCTGGGGCGCGGTCGCAGGCATCGCGACTCTCGTCGGCCCGATCCTGGGTGGAGTGCTCGTCGACTCGCTGGGCTGGGAGTGGATCTTCTTCGTCAACGTGCCGGTCGGCGTCGTCGCCTTCGTGCTGGCCTGGCGTCTCGTTCCCAACCTCACGACCCACTCGCACAGCTTCGACTGGCTGGGCGTGGCTCTCAGCGGCATCGGCATGTTCCTCGTGATCTTCGGCATCCAGGAGGGTGAGACCTACGAGTGGGGAACCATCACCGGGCCCATCACCGTCTGGAGCCTCATCATCGCGGGCGTCGCGTTCCTCGTGGCGTTCGTGGTCTGGCAGCGCTTCAACACGAAGGAGCCGCTCCTTCCCCTGGATCTGTTCACCGACCGCAACTTCGCGCTCTCGAACACCGCCATCACCCTCGTCGGTCTCTCGATCGTCGCCATGCCCCTCCCCCTCGCGTTCTACTACCAGGTCGCCCGCGGCCTCGAGCCGACTCAGGCCGCTCTGATGCTGGTGCCCATGGCCGTGGTCTCCGGAGTGATGGCTCCGTTCATCGGCCGCCTCACCGACCGCATCGATCCGAAGTGGATCGCGTTCACCGGCTTCACGATCGTCGCGCTCGCGCTGGCCTGGATGGCTCTGATCATGACGCCCGACATCGAGCTCTGGATCCTGCTGATCCCGAACGCGTTCCTCGGGCTCGGGTTGTCGGGCATCTGGGCCCCGCTGGCGTCGACCGCCACCCGCAACCTGCCGCCACGGCAGGCCGGTGCCGGATCGGGCGTCTACAACATGACCCGTCAGGTCGGATCGGTGTTCGGCTCCGCCGCCATCGCGGCCATCCTGAACGCTCGCCTCGCCGCGAACCTTCCCGGCTTCGACACGGGAGCCGCCGAGCAGTCGAGCGGTGGTGGGCAGGCGCTGCCCGCGCAGATCGCCGACGGCTTCACGACCGCGATGTCGCAGTCACTGTGGCTGCCGATCGTCGGATTCGCCGTCGGAGCGATCGTCGTGCTGTTCTTCGCCAAGCCGAAGCAGACCATCGCGTGGGACAGGCCGCGCACGGGCTCGGTTCCGGCTACCGAGGCCGCCCCCGCCGGCATCGCCGAATAG
- a CDS encoding sugar ABC transporter permease, which produces MTDTISTTNASPDPLSGDLIGSGQEGGVRDQVRAWVSRVRNGEMGALPALSGFVVLMVLFTFLSPYFLTERNFANLLTQAATLVMLGMALVFVILLGEIDLSAGVTSGLTMCIFVVLVNTVHINWMLALLISLATGVLIGTFIGFFVARVGIPSFVVTLGLFLGLQGLELIIIGSGGLYRIQTPEILAIQNSNMPVWAGWVMLAVVLGVSGGTSFWDRARRRRAGVPNRAIALVWIKLGVILAVGGYVVWLLNQNRGQSVGVVQGVPIVVPFVLAILWLGTFVLDRTRFGRYIYAIGGNAEAARRAGIKVVMIRWSAFIICSTLAVVAGLFSVSKVGSVDAAAGRDIVLSGVAAAVVGGVSLFGGRGRLIHAAIGALVIAVITNGLGLLNLPAGVNYVVTGGVLILAATVDAVSRVRAGGSLTRT; this is translated from the coding sequence ATGACCGACACGATCAGCACGACGAACGCCTCTCCGGATCCGCTCTCGGGCGACTTGATCGGCAGCGGACAGGAAGGCGGTGTCCGCGATCAGGTGCGGGCATGGGTCAGCCGTGTGCGCAACGGAGAGATGGGAGCGCTGCCTGCGCTGTCCGGCTTCGTCGTGCTCATGGTGCTGTTCACCTTCCTCAGCCCCTACTTCCTCACCGAGCGCAACTTCGCCAATCTCCTCACCCAGGCAGCGACGCTGGTGATGCTCGGAATGGCGCTCGTCTTCGTCATCCTGCTCGGTGAGATCGACCTCTCGGCCGGCGTCACGAGCGGTCTCACGATGTGCATCTTCGTGGTGCTCGTGAACACCGTGCACATCAACTGGATGCTGGCGCTGCTCATCTCGCTCGCCACCGGCGTGTTGATCGGCACGTTCATCGGATTCTTCGTGGCACGCGTCGGCATCCCGTCATTCGTCGTGACCCTTGGCCTGTTCCTCGGGCTGCAGGGACTCGAGCTGATCATCATCGGCTCCGGCGGCCTCTATCGGATCCAGACACCCGAGATCCTCGCCATCCAGAACTCGAACATGCCGGTGTGGGCGGGCTGGGTGATGCTCGCGGTCGTGCTGGGAGTCTCGGGCGGCACGTCGTTCTGGGACCGCGCCCGTCGCAGGCGTGCGGGTGTTCCCAACCGGGCCATAGCCCTGGTCTGGATCAAGCTCGGAGTCATCCTGGCCGTGGGCGGCTATGTCGTCTGGCTGCTGAACCAGAACCGTGGGCAGTCGGTGGGGGTCGTGCAGGGTGTCCCGATCGTCGTGCCGTTCGTGCTGGCCATCCTGTGGCTGGGCACCTTCGTGCTCGACAGGACACGATTCGGCCGGTACATCTACGCCATCGGCGGCAATGCCGAAGCCGCGCGCCGCGCCGGCATCAAGGTCGTGATGATCCGCTGGTCGGCATTCATCATCTGCTCCACTCTCGCTGTCGTCGCCGGCCTGTTCAGTGTGTCCAAGGTCGGATCGGTCGATGCAGCGGCCGGACGAGACATCGTTCTCTCCGGCGTGGCGGCGGCGGTCGTCGGCGGCGTCTCGCTCTTCGGAGGGCGCGGCCGCCTGATCCACGCCGCCATCGGCGCTCTTGTGATCGCGGTCATCACGAACGGCCTCGGTCTGCTCAACCTCCCGGCGGGAGTCAACTACGTCGTCACCGGCGGGGTTCTGATCCTCGCAGCAACAGTGGATGCGGTCTCCCGGGTACGTGCCGGTGGCAGCCTGACACGCACCTAG
- a CDS encoding ATP-binding cassette domain-containing protein yields the protein MDVPIIELTDVKKGFGPVSVLKGVNLKAYPGKVTALVGDNGAGKSTLIKGLAGVQPYDDGVVRFNGEPVTLHNPREAAHLGIEVVYQDLALADNLDIVQNMFLGREETRFGTFDEGRMEKDASDTLRSLSVRTVKSVRQKVSSLSGGQRQTVAIARAVLKKAKVVILDEPTAALGVAQTEQVLQLVTRLAEQGVAVIIISHNLADVFKVADYINVLFLGQMVAEVPANETNYDDVVGYITGSRTYPGANA from the coding sequence ATGGATGTGCCAATCATCGAGTTGACGGACGTCAAGAAGGGCTTCGGTCCGGTCAGCGTGCTCAAGGGTGTGAACCTCAAGGCATACCCGGGCAAGGTCACAGCACTGGTCGGCGACAACGGCGCAGGCAAGTCGACACTCATCAAGGGCCTGGCAGGGGTGCAGCCCTACGACGACGGCGTGGTGCGATTCAACGGGGAACCCGTCACCCTGCACAATCCTCGGGAAGCGGCACATCTGGGCATCGAGGTCGTCTACCAGGACCTGGCACTCGCCGACAATCTCGACATCGTGCAGAACATGTTCCTCGGCCGCGAAGAGACCCGCTTCGGCACCTTCGACGAGGGGCGCATGGAGAAGGATGCGTCGGACACCCTGCGCTCGCTCTCGGTGCGCACTGTGAAGTCCGTGCGGCAGAAGGTGTCCAGCCTCTCCGGGGGTCAGCGTCAGACCGTGGCGATCGCACGCGCCGTGTTGAAGAAGGCGAAGGTCGTCATCCTCGACGAGCCGACAGCCGCCCTCGGCGTCGCGCAGACCGAGCAGGTGCTGCAGTTGGTCACGCGGCTCGCCGAGCAGGGCGTCGCCGTCATCATCATCAGCCACAACCTCGCCGACGTCTTCAAGGTCGCCGACTACATCAACGTTCTCTTCCTCGGCCAGATGGTCGCCGAGGTGCCAGCGAACGAGACGAACTACGACGACGTCGTCGGGTACATCACAGGCAGCAGAACATACCCGGGAGCAAACGCATGA
- a CDS encoding sugar ABC transporter substrate-binding protein: MISIAAIAGASALLLTGCSSSGGGGGSTENTSASRACVILPDATSSPRWENGDRPALEKAIKDAGFEADIQNAQGDTNKYATIADQQLSKGCGVMLLVDYNGAAVAVADKAKGEGIPVIAYDRPIEGADYYVSFDNEQVGALEGQSIVDGLAAAGKDPASAVVVYMGGDPADGNAKMFHDGADEVMAAAGIKPAQEPAGIWDGDKSATNFEQALTALGGKVDAVWVANDTNAAGVITILDKNGLTVPVSGQDASTAGLQNVLLGKQTATVYKPFTLEADAASELAIQLLKGEKPSVDKKLDDGTPYIAVTPILVGPDEVQSVVTAGDASAADICTADVKAACDEHGVK, encoded by the coding sequence TTGATCTCAATCGCTGCAATCGCAGGCGCATCCGCGCTCCTGCTCACTGGCTGCTCGTCGAGCGGTGGAGGCGGGGGCTCGACCGAGAACACGTCCGCGTCACGTGCCTGCGTCATCCTCCCCGATGCGACCAGCTCGCCGCGTTGGGAGAACGGCGACCGGCCCGCGCTTGAAAAGGCCATCAAGGACGCCGGCTTCGAGGCGGACATCCAGAACGCCCAGGGCGACACCAACAAGTACGCCACCATCGCAGACCAGCAGCTCAGCAAGGGCTGCGGTGTCATGCTCCTGGTCGACTACAACGGCGCGGCCGTCGCCGTCGCCGACAAGGCCAAGGGGGAGGGCATCCCCGTCATCGCCTACGACCGTCCGATCGAGGGCGCCGACTACTACGTCTCGTTCGACAACGAGCAGGTGGGTGCGCTGGAGGGCCAGTCGATCGTCGACGGCCTCGCGGCCGCGGGCAAGGACCCGGCTTCAGCGGTGGTCGTCTACATGGGCGGCGACCCGGCCGACGGCAACGCCAAGATGTTCCACGACGGCGCAGACGAGGTGATGGCCGCTGCCGGCATCAAGCCCGCGCAGGAGCCTGCCGGCATCTGGGACGGCGACAAGAGCGCCACCAACTTCGAGCAGGCTCTGACTGCTCTGGGCGGCAAGGTCGATGCAGTGTGGGTCGCCAACGACACCAACGCAGCCGGCGTCATCACCATCCTCGACAAGAACGGACTCACGGTCCCCGTGTCCGGACAGGATGCCTCGACGGCCGGCCTGCAGAACGTGCTCCTGGGCAAGCAGACCGCCACGGTCTACAAGCCGTTCACGCTCGAGGCTGACGCCGCATCCGAGCTCGCCATCCAGCTGCTGAAGGGAGAGAAGCCGAGCGTCGACAAGAAGCTGGACGACGGCACCCCCTACATCGCCGTGACTCCGATCCTGGTCGGACCGGATGAGGTCCAGAGTGTCGTGACGGCCGGCGACGCCAGCGCGGCCGACATCTGCACCGCGGATGTCAAGGCAGCGTGCGACGAGCACGGTGTGAAGTAG
- a CDS encoding DUF808 domain-containing protein has translation MSVGLLAIVDDVLTAALKASAKTAGVVIDDAAVTPQYVQGLTPARELPVVWRIALGSLFNKFVIIIPLALLLSAFAPWVLPFLLIIGGTYLCFEGAEKVTEWFGAHHASETAEPRDERKLVFGAIRTDLILSTEIMLIALDSLGPDLGIWMTLAALAAIGLGMTVLVYGTVGLLVKIDDIGLRLMKSPARGVRRTGVRIVASMPLVFRVISIVGTVAMLWVGGHLVIANLGETFWTTPHHILESMTHAIEPAGPIVVWLADTAASAVFGLVLGLAVVAFIAGVSSLVRRNEPAHTDH, from the coding sequence ATGTCAGTCGGTCTGCTCGCGATCGTGGACGACGTCCTCACCGCCGCCCTCAAGGCGAGCGCCAAGACTGCGGGCGTCGTCATCGACGATGCCGCCGTCACACCGCAATACGTGCAGGGCCTCACGCCCGCGCGCGAACTGCCCGTCGTCTGGCGCATCGCACTCGGCAGCCTCTTCAACAAGTTCGTCATCATCATCCCGCTCGCACTCCTGCTCTCCGCGTTCGCGCCCTGGGTGCTGCCCTTCCTCCTCATCATCGGCGGCACGTACCTGTGCTTCGAGGGTGCGGAGAAGGTCACCGAATGGTTCGGCGCGCATCACGCCAGTGAGACGGCGGAGCCGCGTGACGAGCGCAAGCTCGTGTTCGGCGCCATCCGCACCGATCTCATTCTCAGTACCGAGATCATGCTCATCGCACTCGACAGTCTCGGTCCCGATCTCGGAATCTGGATGACGCTCGCAGCCCTGGCGGCAATCGGACTCGGCATGACGGTGCTGGTCTACGGAACCGTGGGTCTGCTGGTCAAGATCGACGACATCGGACTGAGACTGATGAAGAGTCCCGCGCGAGGCGTCCGGCGCACCGGCGTGCGCATCGTGGCGTCGATGCCCCTCGTGTTCCGGGTGATCAGCATCGTCGGCACTGTTGCCATGCTGTGGGTCGGCGGACACTTGGTGATCGCGAACCTGGGGGAGACCTTCTGGACCACGCCTCACCACATCCTCGAGTCCATGACGCACGCGATCGAGCCGGCAGGTCCGATCGTCGTCTGGCTGGCCGACACAGCTGCGTCAGCGGTCTTCGGACTCGTTCTCGGCCTTGCCGTCGTCGCGTTCATCGCCGGAGTGTCGAGCCTGGTGAGGCGGAACGAACCTGCCCACACAGATCACTGA